The genomic window GAGGTCCACCGCAGCCGGGGCACCTTCGCCGCGCACCTCTACCTGCTGGACCTGGGGGGCAAGCTGATCGACGAGGTCGCCTCGCTGGGCCGGGACCTGGTGCCGGCGTACGAGGTGGACCGGGTGCGCAACTTCGTCGCCGACCTCCAGCAGCAGGCCGTCTCGGCCCGCGAGCAGTGGCGGGTCAACAGCGCGGGGCTCACGCGGGTCCTCCGGCTGGACCCCCGGGCCGTCCTGGAGCCGCTGGAGCACGACCACTCCCAGATCACCCTGCTGGACCCCGGCCGGACGCTGGACGACCTGATGGCCGTCGCGCTCGTCAACCGCCCGGAGCTGGCCTCGCGGCGGGCCTCGATCGCCGCGGCCGAGGCCGCGATCCGCCGCGAGAAGGCCCGGCCGTTCATCCCCCAGATCGGGATCGCCGGGTTCCAGACGCCGTTCGAGATGCTCCAGGCGGGGATCTTCGGCCTGGGCCCCAACAGCAGCCTGAACCAGTGGGTCGGCCGGTCGGACATCAGCCTCCAGCCCCTCTGGCAGCTCCGCAACGTCGGGTTCGGCAACCTGGCGATGATCAAGGCCCAGCGGGGCATGCAGTCGATGGCGATCGTGGACCTCTTCGACGCCCAGGACGGGGTGGCGGAGGAGGTCACCGCGTCGCGGGCCCGCCTCCAGTCCGCCGCCGCCCGCGTCTACCAGGCCGACCGGGCCGTCCGGACCGGGCTCATCACCTACAACGGCACGACCGAGGGCCTGCGGCAGACCAGCCGGTTCGGCGACGTCCTGGTCCTCATCAGCCGTCCGCAGGAGGCCGTCTACGCCCTGGAGCTGCTCCAGCGGGCCTTCGCGGAGTACTACACGACCGTCGCGGAGTACAACCGCGCCCAGTTCGCCCTCTTCCACGCCCTGGGATACCCGGCCCGCGAGATCGCCCAGCTCCGCCCGCCCGGCGAGGCCATCCCGGTGGACACCACGCGGCCCGAATACCTGCCGCCCGTGGGCAACGGCCCGCCGCCGGCCTCGCGATGAGCCCGTCCCGGGTGGGCCGTGCTCGGATCGCAAGCCGATCCCTGCCGAGGCGCATCGAGCCCCCCGCAGCTTGACGCGGGGGGAAATGAACATCTCTCCCTCTCCCGCTCGGCGGGAGAGGGGACAGAGGGACGCGGCCCCGCCAGCGGGCGAAGATCAGCCTGGTAAGCCGGAGAGCCCGGATTCACTTCACCCTCCCCAAAGGGGGGATTCAGCGGAGTCTGCCGGGGCGGACTCCGAGGGAGCGGAGAGCGAGGACCATGGACCACACGACCGAGCAGCTCGCGGGCGAGACGTCGCGGACCACGGCCCCGGCCGCGGCCCGGGCGGTGCGCGTCGCGGGGCGTGCGGCCCTCGCCTCCGCCCTCCTCCTGACGGCGGGCGCCGCCCCCGCGGCGGACGGGCCCGAGCAGCCCGCGCCGGTCGCCGGCTCCTTGCCGTCGGCCGTGTCTTCGGACATCGAGCGGTTCGTCCGGGCCAACGGCCTGGACCGGCCCCCGCCGGCCTCCGCCCCCGCGCGGCCACCGCTCGCCGGACGCCCCGCGCAGGGCACCGCGACGAGGCCGGCGCCCCTCGCGCCGCCCCGGGTGGCCGCCGCCCCGGCGCAGGAGCCCGGCGCGGGCGGCGGCGCCCCGCGGGCGACGATGCCGCCGGGGATGCCGGCGGGGCCCCGGCGGGCCGACCGGGCCCCGGCCACCTCGCCGCTGGCCGCCGCCCCGCGGGTGCAGGCGCCGCCGCTCGCGCCGGAGGACCTCCGGTTCCCGATCAACCTCGCGGCGGCCCTGCGGCTCTCCGACGCCCGGCCGCTGGTCGTGGCGGCCGCCCAGGCCCGGGTCTGGGTCGCCGAGGCCGCGCTCACCCAGGCCAAGCTCCTCTGGGTCCCGGACCTCAACCTCGGCTTCAGCTACATCCGCCACGACGGCGGCGGGCCGGACTTCAACAAGGGGCTCATGACCGCCCCCAGCGTCAACTTCTTCTACGCGGGCGCCGGGCTGACCGGCTACATCGCCACCACCGACGCGATCTACGAGCCGCTGGTGGCGCGGCAGCTCCTGAACGCGGCCCACTGGGACGCCCAGGCCGCCAAGAACGACGCGCTGCTCCGGACCGCCGAGGCCTACTTCCGGGTCCACCGCAGCCGGGGCACCTACGCCAGCCTGCTGTACACCGTGGGCCTGGGCGGCAAGCTCGTCGTCGAGCTCGAGGCCCTGGGCCGCGACCTGGTCCCGGCCTACGAGGTCCAGCGGGCGCGGAACACCGTCGCGGAGCTCCAGCAGCAGGCCGTCTCCGCCCGCGAGCGGTGGCGCGTGGACAGCGCCAGCCTGACCCGCGTGCTCCGCCTGGATCCGAGGGCCGTCCTCGAGCCGCTGGAGCGCGACCACTCCCAGGTCACGCTGCTCGACCCCGCGAGGCCGCTGGACGACCTGATGGCCGTGGCGCTGGCCAACCGGCCGGAGCTGGGCTCGAGGCGGGCCTCGGTCGCCGCCGCCGAGGCCGGCATCCGCCGCGAGAAGGCCCGCCCGCTGCTGCCCACCGTGCTGCTCAACGGCTTCCAGACCCCCGGCGGCATGCTCTTCCAGGGGGGCATCTTCGGCCTGGGCCCCAACGGCAGCCTGAACCAGTGGGTCGGCCGCGACGACGTCAGCGTCCAGTGCATCTGGCAGCTCGAGAACTTCGGCGTGGGCAACCTCGCCCGGATCAAGGCCCAGCGGGGCATGCAGTCGCAGGCGATCGTGGACCTGCGGCGCGCCCAGGACCGGGTGGCCGAGGAGGTCACCGCGGCGAGGGCCCGGCTCCAGTCCGCCGCCGCGCGGGTCCGCCAGGCCGACCGCTCCGTCCGCGCCGGGGCGTACGCCTTCAACGGCGCCTTCGAGGGCCTCCGCCAGACCAGCCGCTTCGGCGACGACGTCCTGGTCCTCATCAGCCGTCCGCAGGAGGTCGTCTACGCCCTGGAGCTGCTCCAGCGGTCGTTCAACGAGTACTTCGCCACCGTGGCCGAGTACAACGGCGCCCAGTTCGCCCTCTTCCACGCCCTGGGCTACCCGGCCCGCGAGGTCGCCGAGCTCCGCCTCCCCGGCGAGCCCGTCCCCGTGGACGTCGCCCGCCCCGGCTACCTCCCGCCCGTCGGCCACGGCCCGCCGCCGGCCACCCGCTGAGCGCCGCCGGGGCGGGCCGGGGGCCATCCCGGGCCACCGCCCCGGGCGCGTTAAAGTCCCCCCGGCCCGCGCGACGATAACCCAGGATACACCTCCTTGTGCGCCACCCCTCCAAAGGCCCCATCCCCCATTTTTCCGCCGACTTGCGGAGAAAGGACGCGCGGCGATCGGCCCCTCTTGCGTTTGTTCCTGCGGGCGACGCACCGGCAAGGATGGCCGGGGCGCGACGAAGGGACCTCGCAAAAGGAGTTGATGGGATGATCTCATTTTTGAACGCCGCCGCGACGGGCGAGGGTGACGGTGCGGCCCCGGGCACGGGCCGCCGCAAGGTGCGCAGGGCCTCGACCTGCGAGGCGCTGGAGGGCCGCCAGCTCCTCAACGGGAGCTGGGGCGGCGGCATGGGATGGGGCCGGACGGACGCCGCCCCGATCTCGGCCGCGGACGCGGCCGGCGGCCCCGCCCAGTTCCGGTCGATCGGCGGCCAGGACGGCCCGCGCCTCGACGCCTCCTCCGGGCCGATGAGCTTCCGCGTCGCGCCCGGCCAGTCGTCCGGCGGCCCCGCCTCGACCGCCGGCACCGCCCCCGGCGACCCGGCCGCCGCCGGCACCACGACCGCCGCCGGCACCGACGCGACCGCCGCCGACATGCAGGCCTGGCGGACCCTCCGGATCGACTCCGAGGCCCTCAAGGGGATGGTCCCCGCGACGCTCCAGGCCTCGATCAAGTCGGACGTGGCCATCATCGACAAGGCCCTCCTCACGCTGGGCCAGGCGAAGGACGCCACGACCACGGGCGGCTCCTCCGCGTCGTCCGCCGACGGCTCGTCCGCGACCACCGACGGGTCGGCCGCCACGACGACCGCGGACGGCTCGGCGACAACGACCGCGACCGCGGACGGCTCGGCGACCGCGACCGCGACGACGACGGACGCGCTCACGAAGCTGACGACGCTCCTCCAGGAGGCCCAGGTCTCCGACGGCGTGATCTCCGGGATCAAGGCCGACATCCAGAGCTACCAGTCCGCGATCGCGTCGGCCGACGCGACCCTGTTGAACAAGATCACGAGCGAGCGGGCCGCGCTGATCTCGGGCCTCTCGACGGACCAGCAGGCCGCGATGACCAAGTACGGGGCCGGCCTGGACGGCCTCGGCGGCAACCTCGGCATCAACCTCGACGCCGACGCCGCGACCCGCGTCACGGTCGCCCCGACGAACACCCAGGGCGGCCCCGCCGACACCGCCCGGGCCCGGCCCATCTTCACCATGGATCACCAGGGCGCCGTCCCGGTCGCGACGACCGTCCAGGCCACCCCCATCGCCGCCGGCCAGGGCGACGCGACGGTGACGACGAGCGCGCAGGCCACGCCCGTCGCCGCCGGCCAGGGCGCCGTCCCGGTGGCGACGACCGCGCAGGCCACGCCCGTCGCCAGCGGCCAGGCCGGCGCCACGCTCGCCACGAGCGACGCGGGGGCCACCGGGCCGATGGCGGACGCGAGCGGCCAGGGCGGCCCCGGCATGAGCGCCCGGGGCCGGCGGGTGCACGGCGGCTCGGGCATGACGGCGGCGTCCGACGTCGCGAGGGCCGGGGGCGGCCGGCTCGCCCGGGCGTCGTCCAACAATACCGGCGGCCCGGGCAGCTTCGGCCGCTTCCACGGCGGGAGGGGCTTCGGCCGATCCGGGAGGTGAGTCGCCCCCCAACCCGGCTCCCCCTCGGCCGGCCGCATCCCATCCCCGCCCGGGAGTCCTCCCTCCCGGGCCGGGGGCGGGATGCTCCTCCGTCGGCACCCCGATCGGCGGGGCCCCGCGCGGGCCCGACGCCGCCCGCCCACGACGAGGCGATGCAGCATCTCTTACTTATGAATTGTCGAAAAATGCTCGCGAATATCGATCGATCGCCCCGGGCCGGGGCGGGCTCGCGGGGCTCGGGGCCGCCCTCGTCAGGCCCGCACGCGGCCCCCCGGCCGGGCCCAGGAGAGCGGCCGGCCGGACGTCTTCTCGCGGAAGGAGGCGCAATCGAGCGGGACGCCGAGCATGGCCCCAAGGCGTTCCAGGTCGGGGTCGAAGGCCCGCGCGAGCCGCTCGCGGAGGGCGGGGGGGACCGTCGGCGGGGTATCCTTGACCTTCCAGTGGGACTTCAGGCGGTCGGCCCAGGCCCGGGGGAGGCATCGCCTTCGCAGGCCGGTGAGGACCGGCAGGCGGACGATCGCGTTGCGGAGGGGGTCGTGGCGGAGCCGCTCGCGGCCCACGTTCTGCGGCCGCAGGCCGTGGTCCCAGGCCATGGGCCCGGGCGCCCCCAGGAACCGGCCGATGCGGGCCAGCTCGTCGTCGGGGCGCTGGGCCAGGCGGTCGAAGAAGACCGGCAGCACGGCCGACGGGCCGTAGGCCTCCAGGTAGGGCGCGACCTGCATCGCGTAGCGGCCGTAGTCGATGAGCTCCGGATGCTCCTCGACCGCGTCCTCCAGCCCCCCCGAGACCCGGCCCACGGTGACCTCGTGGAAGTAGTGCGAGACCAGGCGGTCGATCGGGTGCCGCATGACGTAGATCAGCTTCACCCGGGGCAGGGCCCGCACCATGCGACCCAGCGTGTTCGGGTGGTTGGGCCGCTTCGTGTAGTGGGTGCTCGACTCCCCCCGGAGGTCCGAGGGCCCGGCGCCGTCGAAGCAAGAGGCGTACCAGCCCAGCCCGCGGGCGTAGCGGTCGTCGTCGCTGAAGAAGTTCGGCTCCTTGGGCCGGCTCATCGACAGGCCCGGCTGCCTGGCCAGTTGCTCGTGCAGGGTGGTCGTCGCGCACTTCATGGCGCCGATGACCAGGAAATGGGGCAGCCGGTGCGGCCCCCGGGGCTCGGTCTCGGTATGCATGGCCCGTCGTCCTGCCGGGTGTACGGCCCGGCCATCCGGGGAGGATGCCGGGACCTCCATGTTGATGAGCGAAGGCGGGGGAGGGACGAGGGTGGGGCGGTGCCGGGGAGTCCCTGGGGCAAGGTAGTTGCCCCGGCCCGCCCCACCTTTCGTCTGCAGGTATCAGCGGAAGAACGGCCCGGAGGCGCGCGCGCTTCGGGGAAATTCTCGGCGGCGGCCTCCGGTTGTCGCCATCGGCGGACGTGCTACAGTTCACCTGGATGCCTCGGGGACGATCGGCTAGACTCGGAGCCCAGATCTCGCGCAATTCCCCGGTTGGGGTCCTGGATCGATCCGACCACGATTTCAAGGGATGGAACGATCGATGCGGAAGCCTCGCGTCGCAGGCTGCCTCGGAAGGCCGAGCATGGAGCCCCTGGAGGACCGGCGGCTCCTCAGCGGGCTCGTCGGGCCCGTGGAGCCGGTCAACCCGGTGGTGGTCGTGGTCCGGACGAGCTTCGTGGGCCCGCTGACCGCCGGCGTGGCGCCCGGCACTCCCATCGATGGCCCGGCGCCCCTGGTCGTGGTCCGCGGGTGGTCGCATCCCGACTCGCCCGACGCGGGCGGCCCCTTCGGCGGGCAGGGCTCGGCGGGCTACGGGCCCGGGTCGGGATGGTCGCCCTCCGACCGCCCCGCGGAGAGCCTGGGGCTGCCGAGGTCATTCGCCTACGGGACTTCCCTGGGGGCGGGGGCCTCGACGCCCTGGTCGTCCGCGCCGACCCTCTCCGAGGCCTTCTCGGCCCGCCCCTGGTCCGGGGGCTGGGGCGGGGGAGCGGGCATGGACCGCCCCTGGCTGAAGGGCGCGGAGCCGGCCCACGGCTGGATGTCCATCGCGGAATCCGCCTTCTCGCCCTGGAGCGAGCCGGGCCAGTCGACGCAGGGCGGCGGCCCGTCGTATCGGGGCGAGGCCCCCTCGCAGGCCCAGGAGCAGCAGGCGGCCATGCTCTCGCAGGGGGCGGAGGCGGCCTGGCAGCGCCCGCACGACGGCGCGGGGCCGATGCTGGCGAGCGTCGCGGCCATCGCCCTGGGCGGCCCCCCCCGGGACCCCTTGCCGCCGCTCGCCTCGCCGACCCGGCCGGCCGACGCCCCCTCGGCGGCCGCGGCCGCCGCGCAGGCCCTGCCGCCGACGCCCTCGGCGGCCGCGGCCGCGAGCCTCTCCAAGGAGAATGCCCCGAGGGCCTCGCTGGGCGTCGTCGAGGCCCTGGCGAGGGGCGGCATGCTCGAGCTCTCCACGGGATTGCAGCCCGGCCTGCTCCTGGGCAACGTGGTCTCGGGCCTGCTCCCCGGCGGCTCCCTGCCCGCGCAGCCCGCCCCCGTCGCCGGCCATGGCCACGGCCGCGCGGCCGACCCGGGCCAGGCCGCCGCCCAGATGGAGGGGCTCACGGCCGACGCCGCCGCGGCGGCCGGGGAGCTCGCGGCGCCCGAGGGCGCCGGCCCGATCGCCGAGGCCCTCCCCGCGGACGGGCGCTCGCTCCGGGCGGCCATCGAGCGGCTGCTCGACGGCTTCAACGACGTCGACGTCGCGCCGGCCGGGGCCGACCCGGCGGCCGAGGCCCGGGGCGGCCCGGTCTCCGTCGGCATCCTCGGCCTGCTCGCCATGACCCTGGCGGCCCGGCACCGCCTCCGGTCCAGGAGGCCCGCGGCCTCCGCCCGTCGCCGCGAGGGCCGCGAGGGCGACCAGGCCCTGGAGCTCCCGGAGCTGCCGGGGAGCTGGTCCACGAGGCTCACCTGACATGACCGTCGATCACCTGGACGAGCTGATCGAGCGCCTCAACGACGGCGACGTCGCGGCCGCGGAGCGGGCCTTCCTCGCCTACGAGCCCTACCTGCGGATGGCCATCCGCCGCCAGCTGACCGGCCCGCTCCGCTCCAAGCTGGACTCCATGGACATCGTCCAGTCCGTCTGGGC from Aquisphaera giovannonii includes these protein-coding regions:
- a CDS encoding TolC family protein, producing MMGLFPGARRSLAVSLLLGAAAGPGMGQEAVPSSPALPPASPAALAPSPAPSASPRPVRPGSATSSPLASSPRINPAPFGPDDRRFPITLAAALRLSDARPLIVAAAQARVWVAEAELTRAKVLWLPDLNIGFDYIRHDGGGPDFNKGLMTAPSTNFFYAGAGLWGNDLGMIHTTDAIYEPLVARQRLNAAHWDTQAAKNDALLRTADAYFEVHRSRGTFAAHLYLLDLGGKLIDEVASLGRDLVPAYEVDRVRNFVADLQQQAVSAREQWRVNSAGLTRVLRLDPRAVLEPLEHDHSQITLLDPGRTLDDLMAVALVNRPELASRRASIAAAEAAIRREKARPFIPQIGIAGFQTPFEMLQAGIFGLGPNSSLNQWVGRSDISLQPLWQLRNVGFGNLAMIKAQRGMQSMAIVDLFDAQDGVAEEVTASRARLQSAAARVYQADRAVRTGLITYNGTTEGLRQTSRFGDVLVLISRPQEAVYALELLQRAFAEYYTTVAEYNRAQFALFHALGYPAREIAQLRPPGEAIPVDTTRPEYLPPVGNGPPPASR
- a CDS encoding TolC family protein — encoded protein: MDHTTEQLAGETSRTTAPAAARAVRVAGRAALASALLLTAGAAPAADGPEQPAPVAGSLPSAVSSDIERFVRANGLDRPPPASAPARPPLAGRPAQGTATRPAPLAPPRVAAAPAQEPGAGGGAPRATMPPGMPAGPRRADRAPATSPLAAAPRVQAPPLAPEDLRFPINLAAALRLSDARPLVVAAAQARVWVAEAALTQAKLLWVPDLNLGFSYIRHDGGGPDFNKGLMTAPSVNFFYAGAGLTGYIATTDAIYEPLVARQLLNAAHWDAQAAKNDALLRTAEAYFRVHRSRGTYASLLYTVGLGGKLVVELEALGRDLVPAYEVQRARNTVAELQQQAVSARERWRVDSASLTRVLRLDPRAVLEPLERDHSQVTLLDPARPLDDLMAVALANRPELGSRRASVAAAEAGIRREKARPLLPTVLLNGFQTPGGMLFQGGIFGLGPNGSLNQWVGRDDVSVQCIWQLENFGVGNLARIKAQRGMQSQAIVDLRRAQDRVAEEVTAARARLQSAAARVRQADRSVRAGAYAFNGAFEGLRQTSRFGDDVLVLISRPQEVVYALELLQRSFNEYFATVAEYNGAQFALFHALGYPAREVAELRLPGEPVPVDVARPGYLPPVGHGPPPATR
- a CDS encoding RodZ family helix-turn-helix domain-containing protein gives rise to the protein MISFLNAAATGEGDGAAPGTGRRKVRRASTCEALEGRQLLNGSWGGGMGWGRTDAAPISAADAAGGPAQFRSIGGQDGPRLDASSGPMSFRVAPGQSSGGPASTAGTAPGDPAAAGTTTAAGTDATAADMQAWRTLRIDSEALKGMVPATLQASIKSDVAIIDKALLTLGQAKDATTTGGSSASSADGSSATTDGSAATTTADGSATTTATADGSATATATTTDALTKLTTLLQEAQVSDGVISGIKADIQSYQSAIASADATLLNKITSERAALISGLSTDQQAAMTKYGAGLDGLGGNLGINLDADAATRVTVAPTNTQGGPADTARARPIFTMDHQGAVPVATTVQATPIAAGQGDATVTTSAQATPVAAGQGAVPVATTAQATPVASGQAGATLATSDAGATGPMADASGQGGPGMSARGRRVHGGSGMTAASDVARAGGGRLARASSNNTGGPGSFGRFHGGRGFGRSGR
- a CDS encoding sulfotransferase family protein; amino-acid sequence: MHTETEPRGPHRLPHFLVIGAMKCATTTLHEQLARQPGLSMSRPKEPNFFSDDDRYARGLGWYASCFDGAGPSDLRGESSTHYTKRPNHPNTLGRMVRALPRVKLIYVMRHPIDRLVSHYFHEVTVGRVSGGLEDAVEEHPELIDYGRYAMQVAPYLEAYGPSAVLPVFFDRLAQRPDDELARIGRFLGAPGPMAWDHGLRPQNVGRERLRHDPLRNAIVRLPVLTGLRRRCLPRAWADRLKSHWKVKDTPPTVPPALRERLARAFDPDLERLGAMLGVPLDCASFREKTSGRPLSWARPGGRVRA